A single genomic interval of Asinibacterium sp. OR53 harbors:
- a CDS encoding FecR family protein yields MTPGQLDIEDLLADESFINYCKRTSQRDVAHWESYIQDHPYYATIIEQARNRFLELFNAFAAADMDEQETLLKNRLAAADPAPVIHIQKQEHRRKTIFSPAFQLTAAVVILALAVYYFNFISNNHTPKESAKQFATAYGERKNFQLPDGSFVVLNGGSKIKITDAYGVKARDIYLEGEAFFDVKHNKELPFIVHTSAMDVKALGTAFNVKAYPGEKMTEASLVRGLVEVTLKDKENRKVLLHPNQKVQWQLPGATPGNKNNELATTDKKAVVTDKLVQGLTKTNRDEIIEIAWTENKLIFTDETFENIAVLLERWYGVKIEFADVTIMNYRFTGIFEKEGLRAVLSFLKESRHFNYEFIPGDTLTVKLYQ; encoded by the coding sequence ATGACGCCTGGTCAACTGGATATAGAGGATTTGCTTGCCGATGAATCCTTTATCAATTACTGCAAACGAACTTCACAGCGCGATGTTGCGCACTGGGAATCCTATATACAGGATCATCCTTACTATGCAACAATCATAGAACAAGCCAGGAACCGGTTTCTGGAATTATTCAATGCCTTCGCTGCCGCCGATATGGATGAACAGGAAACTTTGTTGAAAAACAGGCTGGCTGCTGCCGACCCCGCTCCTGTGATACATATACAAAAACAGGAACACCGCCGTAAAACTATTTTTTCTCCGGCCTTCCAGCTAACAGCTGCCGTGGTGATACTGGCCCTCGCTGTATACTATTTCAATTTCATCAGCAACAACCATACGCCAAAAGAATCTGCCAAACAGTTTGCAACGGCTTATGGCGAAAGAAAAAACTTCCAGTTGCCCGATGGTTCTTTTGTAGTGCTCAACGGCGGAAGCAAGATAAAGATCACAGATGCCTATGGTGTGAAGGCGAGGGATATTTACCTGGAAGGGGAAGCATTCTTTGATGTAAAACACAACAAAGAGCTGCCTTTTATCGTACATACCTCTGCGATGGATGTGAAAGCTTTGGGCACGGCTTTCAATGTAAAAGCGTACCCGGGAGAAAAGATGACGGAAGCTTCACTGGTAAGAGGATTGGTGGAAGTTACCCTAAAAGACAAGGAGAACCGCAAAGTATTGCTGCATCCCAATCAAAAAGTACAATGGCAATTACCGGGTGCAACACCGGGCAATAAGAACAATGAGTTGGCTACCACAGATAAAAAAGCTGTTGTTACCGATAAACTGGTACAAGGGCTGACCAAAACAAACAGGGATGAGATCATAGAAATTGCGTGGACAGAGAACAAGCTCATTTTCACCGACGAAACCTTTGAAAATATCGCTGTATTACTGGAAAGGTGGTACGGCGTTAAAATAGAATTTGCGGATGTCACGATCATGAATTATCGCTTTACAGGAATTTTTGAAAAAGAAGGATTAAGAGCGGTACTCAGTTTCCTGAAAGAGTCGCGGCATTTTAATTATGAGTTCATACCGGGTGATACATTGACAGTTAAACTGTATCAATAA
- a CDS encoding RNA polymerase sigma factor, with translation MEGDQDMFLALYRKYYHSLLFIGLKEIKDAHLVKDAIQQQFLYLWEKRSSIQPAKNVKAYLVSSFLRKLTADWKRAEKTDNLQVAWNNMVEMPLPTPEESLIWKDEQQQLCRLLMDHVNALPARQKELIILRFYEGLSYEEIVQRTNLTHRTVYNKIHEALKKLKLELEPEKEKERFSFGFGMFLLCATLLVFYGWQ, from the coding sequence ATGGAAGGTGATCAGGATATGTTCCTGGCCCTGTACCGGAAATATTATCACAGTCTGTTATTCATCGGCTTAAAAGAGATCAAAGATGCCCACCTGGTAAAAGACGCCATCCAGCAGCAATTCCTCTATTTATGGGAAAAGAGAAGCAGTATCCAACCTGCTAAAAATGTAAAAGCATACCTGGTAAGTTCTTTCCTGAGAAAGCTTACAGCCGATTGGAAAAGAGCGGAAAAGACCGATAACCTGCAAGTGGCCTGGAACAATATGGTGGAAATGCCCCTGCCCACTCCGGAAGAGTCCCTGATATGGAAAGATGAGCAACAGCAACTGTGCCGTTTGTTAATGGATCATGTAAATGCGCTTCCTGCCCGGCAAAAAGAGCTGATCATTCTCCGCTTCTACGAAGGGCTTAGTTACGAGGAAATAGTACAACGAACCAACCTTACGCACCGCACGGTCTATAACAAAATTCATGAAGCTTTAAAAAAGCTTAAGCTGGAGCTGGAGCCCGAAAAAGAGAAAGAACGTTTTTCTTTTGGCTTTGGCATGTTCCTGCTATGCGCAACGCTCCTGGTTTTTTACGGATGGCAGTAG